TAATGATAGTCTTTAAAAGAATTTCCACTACATCAACAGATTGTCCCGACAAAAATTCCAGCCCCAATATtacaaggaaaatgatagggttACTActcttttactatttatttactattcattttgtatttaattttgtatttaattttttattttacttaatgattaagaaagtgactattagtaaaattatatatttttttaattttttcttaatggctaaagatgttaaaaaaatattttaaaaaaaatgatgaaaaaattaaaaaaaaaaatcttaatagcTTATAAGTAGTAAATGGGTAGTGATAGAATAGTAAGCCTATCACTACCCATATTACAATATCCTCTTACTTCGTCTGTGCTAACAACTCCTCTATGCACACCAAATTCATAGCATGATtccattttatattttcattatgaATTTTGCTACGAATGAGCTGATgtgttaatatattatttatagtaaaatctattataatttttttaaaaaaatataaaacaccaATTATTTTTTAGCATAACTGATGTAGAAAGCTTCTACGTCAGTGTGTTGGATGTTTAAAACAtaagatttataaataaaatgatattttagatAGTCCAAGATCACTCCAGGCAAGATGATCACATTTTGGGggaaaaaaatacgtaaaaaggTATATGATTACTGCTGCATTTCTTTGTCGAAAAAAGTTTGAATTCTACATTAGAATGTTAAAttattataagagaaatgatacttgcagTCATGAGTTTATAAGCGTCACGCAATCTATTTGAAAaaggtaaataaatataagatctacaaaaaaaaattaattttttaataatagatcatattctttttgaaaataattatactatatttatatactttacgactgtatgtattattaaacattattattagaAGTCTCGAAACATGATGGGATAAGATTGCTAACGTTTGTGCTCCCAAAAAGTTGAAGGGCCAAGAAAGGACCACTAGAAAAGGAGCAGAGCAGCCAACAACAACTGAAGTCCTCATTCCTcctcaaaaagaaaacaaaagaagaccATATTCCTTGGCTGTGATAAGATAGGGTGCTCTTGACACGTGGCAAAACCTAGGGAGAGCATAGACGATAAGGGTTATGATCCAAAATTTCTTCATTCTGTGGCCATCAATGTCTTAGAACCGAGGGCCAATCCATGTCTTAGAAACGCTAAATCAAATTAAGACCACAAGATTGGAGAACATGTCTCAAAGAGATCAGTGGTTTCAGTTCTATAAGAGTAGAAACAATCAGCAAGCAAAAGCCTTTCAAAAGTGTGTTCCCAAAGCTGTGTGTGGTCGGTAAACATAGAAAATGGCTTCCTCCATCGTCTCATCCACGGCTGTTGCCTCCGTTAACAGAGCCTCTCCGGCTAATGCTGCCATGGTCGCACCCTTCACCGGTCTCAAGTCAGCCTCGTCCTTCCCTGTCACCCGCAAACTCAACACTGATATTACCTCCATTGCCAGCAATGGTGGAAGAGTTCAGTGCATGCAGGTACTTCCATAGAAAACCTAAGAATACCCTATACGCTATGCACCACACAGATGAAAACACTTTTAACTCAACTTTGTTGGGAactttttgcttttgtttgtttgaatgtaGGTATGGCCTCCACTGGGAAAGAAGAAGTTTGAGACTCTCTCTTACCTACCTCCTCTCTCTACTGCATCATTGGCCAAGGAAGTGGATTATCTGCTTCGCAAAGGATGGATCCCTTGTTTGGAGTTCGAGTTGGAGGTGACGTTTCAACTCTCTGTTTCACTTTTTCTTACATGTgccttgtttattttgttaattaattagcACTTGAACTAAAGTAAACACATCTAAACGACACAGCAAGATCTTACTCTtgcacatttaaaaaataaaactatattttctGCAGTGTATCATCAACTAGtagtagtttttattttttctttttttagttcATAAAAACACCACAGATAAACGTTTTTACTTCAACAACGAACAGTATGGCCCAAAGGATTCCACGCCTTTTAACATGTTTTCTGTGAGAACTGATGTTGTTTTTGGCACGGCAGCTATCGGACATTGGACAATAAGTGGTACATATTGTTGAGGATGCACTTCTTTGGGGTCCTCTTAGTAATTGTTTGTCTTTTACACTTTGAACAGTTTCTttttgctatatattatatataccttCTAAAATCAAGACGTTACGCcatttaatttctaaaaaaatataatgttagTGGCcagaattaataaaattgtgttATTTGACGAACTGGCAATCGATTGTAGCTAGTAGCTAGGTGGAAGATGCAATTTGTcgattttaatactttatagtGCCTATTTCAAAACATGTGACAGTTTGGGGTAATGTTTGAGGCAGGGAATAGTTCCTATTTCATGTCATGCTATAATCATAGTTGAAGTGAACTCCAATCGACAATTGCAGAGGCACACCTTCCACGCTGCTGACATaacataatttatttgtagaataatataattttcaaggTTGATAACAAATCAAATAGTAACAGGTATGGAAAATCTCTGATAGATGAGCTGACTAACAGTTATGATATTGTGGATTGAATATATGTATGCAGCACGGGTTCGTTTACCGTGAGAACCACAGATCTCCTGGATACTACGATGGTCGCTACTGGGTAATGTGGAAGCTCCCCATGTTTGGCTGCAACGACTCTTCTCAGGTCATGAAAGAGCTTGAGGAGTGCAAGAAGGCATACCCCAGTGCATTCATCCGTATCATTGGGTTTGACAACAAGCGCCAAGTGCAGTGCATCAGTTTCATTGCCTACAAGCCCCCGGGCTTCTAATTCATGAAAGcctttttctttcctccatGTCCTGCTAGCCTTTTGTTGCGATtgtagttcatgttttgtcttCCAACTCCAGACATTTGAATTCTTATTTTTGGCCTAGTTCTGTTTATTTGTGGCCTGTGGGATCTCCTACTGAACTAAATCTGTCGTACTATGGTAATAAAATTAGCTTTGTGTTTGATCAGAAGGGATAATTATGATTGTTATTCCATTAATATTCACTACCAACATATTAATGTTCCCACGGGCAAACAACGATGATCAACAATACAATTGCAGTGCCTTGGTAAGATCGTATGGTAGCCAACGTCTATTGAGCACTAAACCATGAACCATGCATGTGTCTAGTTTATTTATTGTGTCTAGGAAGTTGTAGAGGCTGGTTCAAGAATGTATCTGCTTCCCCTGTATATACCCAACGTAGGGTGCTTTGTATGGgaagccaaaaaaataaacaagataaATATTAGTCTTTTCTTCGATCTTTGGAAGAACTCAACCAAAGAAGCCTTCCTAATTCCTCTAGCCTTTTCTCACAACCTACCCATTTAACTAAATATCAACTTGCAATTCCCAAAAGTGGAATCATAGCTCAAGTCCGATCAATTTTGGGCAAAGGGTACCATGGCTTCCGGTTCTTCTCAACCATCAATTCCTAATGTTGGTGGTGAAAATTAAAACTATTGGAGCATCAAATGAtgacattttttcaaaatcaagatTTATTGGAGGTGATTGAAGGAGGAGTTGCAAATACTACTAAAGGAAGTCCTATCTCTACAAGtcaatcatcaaaataaaaggacCTCAAACAAAAAGATGCCAATTTGTTCTCCAACAAGCACTAACTGAAACAATCATTCCAAGAATTATAAGAGCTAAATCATCAAAGCAGGGTTGGGATACTTTGTAAGAGAAGTCCAAATGTAACGTCCCGGTCCCGCAGGGGTCAGAGAGTTACTACATGTAGCCGAAATCCTctttcacaatatatatattaataaatattccaAAGACTCCATAAACATATCATCATCCACTTTCAAAGACTCCATAACCATAAATACGACAATTCAAGACTTAAAATAATGGTCAACATCCCAATAAATCTAGTCAATACAATAGATcaatctacaaaaaaaaaataataataaacttttaATAATCTCAGTACTTATTCCCTACGCTTAACAATATTGTACCCGCTTTCTTTTCCTGATCCTCCGTCAAAGCATTTGCTTCTTCTGAAAAATACTGTGGAGATAAGGAGTGAGTTACCAACAATTCAATAAGCAGTGAACATATattagtatgtaaacatgagcattttcatAGAGTTCAGAatgcaaaaacaaaacatttcagtttcaatatGCAAAACTCAAAAATACTTATTATCAGAAAATCAGAGCGACACTTCAAAttgttcatattaaaaaaaatcataatcaaaGACCCATTTGGCACAACATAATTGAACATCTTGCtgtaaaaacaaaacattttagTTTCAAGATGCAAAACTCAAAAATACTTATTATCAAAAAATCAGAGCGACACTTCAAAttgttcatattaaaaaaaatcatattcaaaGGCCCATTTGGCACAACATGACTGAacattttcatcttatcatatcatatcagagcaTCATATCAGAATAGAGACCATGTTAAACTCTCGTGCTAAGGTTGTACATTCTACAGAAAGCCAAGCAGAACATAAATCACCATGTTACTAAAGCAATTGCACTCAAAGCAGAGACCACTATTCTATCCCGTGGTAGAGCCAAAGGTCACTATTATATCCTGTGACAGGGCCAGAGGTCACTATTATATCCTGTGACAAGGCCAAAGATCACTATTATATCCTGTGATAGGGTAAGATGTCACTATTATATCCCATGACTGAGTTAGATATCATAGCAAAACAGAATCAGAATTACCATATCAAAACCAAAATCAGAATTAGAATGGAATCAAAAAGTCATgccaaatgtttttttttttttttttgtcagataatacatcatatcaaaacagagtACTGATATAAATCCAAttcatttcacatattcaaaaacaTATTTAGAATATATTCACATCAGATGCACAAgttttcataaatttcatatttgctctttttgcattgcacaaaattagctcatgtctacaccagtcattacaaaaaaatacttcatcttatatagattttatgcacatgcagaacacgTTATTGATgttgttttcaaatttcttttcaaaacaaacatacattttcaaaatcaaccccatttcatttttttatgcaaagtttAGTATAGAAACCCTACTTACTTGGACTTTTTagcttctttgaattttttccacaataatgccaaacaaaaatcaatcgtcacctatagaaaatcatataacttgaataaatctccaattgTACTCGTAACTTGTAATTGCACTTGAAATAGTTaatttaattcctcaaaacttACAATTCTCTTAACTCTAAAATACCATAATTTTCTAAATATGTCAATCTCCACTTAATAAATATTCTGATAAAACAACAGTATCCTAAAATACCAACTTAACAACATAAGCCCACTACATCTTAAAGCATTATAACAAGCTTTTGAAATGAAACCTAGCCATAAAATAAGTCCAATTTGAGATAAGTTGATCAAACACCTTTAACAATAAACCCATCCTAATCTGAAAGTAGTAGACTTGCCAAAAGTTGAAGCTTAACTAACTCTTACATGTAACCTAACAACAACACAACGTAATAAATACATTCCTAAAGCCAAGGAGTTGGGTGGTTTTAGGACATACCCAAGGAAGGACATACCCAGGGAGAGTTGCAATAGAGCTAAGCTGAGTGGGACAGCCGTGCACTCAAATTGAGTGGCTGCACaacagatagagagagagagagagagagagagagagagtgacaaGCAAAGTACGAACATGGGGACATTACTCAATATTACGCACTCCTAAGTGACAAGAACAGCTCAATCGAAATAATGCCCATTCTCGTTTTGAGGTCATGATACACATACCCACGAATAACCCGTTTATTAAAATACTGACACACATTGCTCGAATAAGGCAtttcttttatcaaaaaaatatagcaAGCTTTATCGAATAATTTACATGCTGAAAAGCAATCCAAAGACAAGAAATCCAGTAACCATAACTAGACATTATATTAACAGAAACATCAAAATAATATGTACCTTTTCACAAAATTATGGCACTTCATTTTAACAAAAACTAGGAAGCATTAACAAACCATTTTACAAGCTAAAAATACagcccaaaaaataataaaacaacaaACACAACTCAACAAGGACAAAGAGAAAACATAACATTCGGTAGGCATTTTATATACTAAAAATCTATCCAATTGATAAGAAATTCTAGCAACCATTGACATAATGAAATTCAGTCCCaacataatataaacaacaaactCAACCAAGTAAAAGTGAGGAGAAAACATACAAATTCCAGTAAGTATTTACACGCTAAAAAACAATGCAAATGTGGAAATTTCATCAAACGTTCACAACTGAATGTGGGAAAGACCATCAAGCATTCACAAGCTGAAGACAGTGCAAATGTGGGAATCTCCAGTAAGCATTCACAAGCTAAAAATAGTGCAAATGTGAGATAGAGACAGGGAGTAAAAGTGAGGAGTTGAGAAAGGAGAGGGCGACTTACTGGTTTGGTGGAGCACAGTGGTAATGTGCATAGCAATATTAGTTCATACAAGAGTGTAGATCAATCAAAGAGAGTTCTTTGTACCTCGAGATTGGATTTTATACAAGGTTTCTAGGGGACTACCCATAGGAATATGTCTCCTCAACTATTCCTTTAGTCAGAATCCTTTAATGCAACGTGGCTCCTGGGGCGGCACAATTAATTCAGCATGGCTTCCTGTCTCTTTCATCTTGTAGGAGCATGCTACCAGGCTCCTCCTCCCTTGTTGTCAGAAGATCAAGGGTTCCCCCGTGTTTACCTCCCATCTGCCTGCATAGGTTCTATAAGGTTGGGCATTGTAGGGGAGTACCGGGGTGACATGTCTCCTCCTTTCTTGCATTTGGAGACTTCCAGTAGGATTATGGCCATGGGTCGACATTAGTTTAGAGGCAGGGGGCACTTAATGGGCCATCTATCAAGCTAGGCTTCTATATTTGGACTTGTCTTCAAGGCCTTCAACCTGAGGGAAAAAAATCCTCTTATACATGGTATCAATGTGATTTATGGGTGGATGCGCAAGCCATGGACCTAAGCGTGGTCCACCATAGTATGCTAGAATACTATTAGTGGTTCTCTTTGTGGCCACTGGATGTGGGGCTCATACACAACCTCACACATAAGATTAAGTGTGTTGACCAGTATGAtaagtataataattatgaTAAGTAAGATAAGTGTTGCATGTCATAAGCATACGTATGAATGATCATGTTCTTAAATTATCAGCATGaaatgttttataaaataacttatgttagttatgtttatgttatgatgGATTTCTCACTGagttttcaactcattttagtttattttaagtttttaaaccACTCTGGGTGAGCATGTGATGAGTACGAGTAGGCAGGTTAGGCTTAGATGGAGTAGTTGATTTAGTTCTAGAATTGttagaataaattatttttatgacagACAATTTATTAAGTTATtgaagtttttttaattttgtgttatTGGAGAcatgttttataaaataattatttttacaaaataaatgtttattttattaaatcatgAAATCTCTTGTCCATCTATATTTATGAAAACACGTGACATCCCTAGCCTATGGGAAGTGGTTGTTACAAGGAATGAGTCTGTAGGTCTGAATGGTAAGTTCGATGCAGTAACTATAGGAGGTCATAATTAGGAGTGAAAGTTTAAACTGAAAAATTGGACAACCGGCCCGATCCGGATTGGTTTGGACTAGTTGGCTTAGTTTTGAATCGATCTAGTCTGAAATATGTTCCTACATTTTAAAAACTGGTTAAATCCGATTCGAAATCAATTCTTAGCTTTTCGACATCGGACTGGACCGAACCagtttattaaatatatatatataagaaaaattaatttgtaatattatatatatgtatatataatcttttgtataatatatataattatttatgaaatttctatgtatagtatatataattatatattaaataattttttattataattcataacataaaattttaatcttaaatatatagatatatatatatatatatatatatatataattacattaaCACTTGATTAAAAGCAGATAACCAGACCGAACCGGACAAGAACCGAGAAAACTGGAAGTACTGGTTTAAGAGGTAACTGGTCCGGCATCGgttcttgaaaatgcaaaatcagTGTATACTGGTTCGATCccaaattttgtataaaattggAGCAAATGAAATTGATTACATCCATAGTCATAATGATTTGATTATGACCATAGATGGTGAGTGAGATTTTCAATTGAAGTTACCTCAAGGTCTTCAACAAACACAGAATTTCTTTGAGAATTGTGAGGTGGTAGATAATTGTAAGTCTAAGAAGCATACACAATCCTTGAAATGGAGGGCGAGATTGAGTACTGTTAACCAACCATCTGAGGAACGTGATtctacttgtcaaaaaaaagaaaatcagtaGAGGTTGGAACTAGTATGACGAAGAAATATGAGGTTAATAATGAGGTTGGGAATATGAGATAGAGCCTTCATGTTAATGAATCAAGGAAAGCTGGTTGCAAGCCTCGCCAAGCATTATGAATATCCTAAGTCGGAACTCTCGAGTGCTCGAGACACCTCAAACAGTTCATGATTTTATCAATTGGTAAAGGATTTTAATCCCAACATTCTATTTCTTATGGAAACTAAGTCTCAACAAAGTAGAATGGTATATGTGCTGAGTAAGTTTGACTTTGATAATGTCTTTACAGTGGATAGTGTCAGTAGTAGAGGAGGGTTAGCATTGTACTAGAAGGCTGAGATAGTTTTAGAATTCAAAACTATTCTCTGCAACATATCAATGCTCAAGTTTCTAATTCTCATACTGGTTGTTCTTGGAAACTTAtaggtttttttggttttcttatAAGTAAATGTGAAGAGGGATGGAACTTACTTAAATGTTTTAAGGAATTTCATTATCTACCATGGTTATGCtttggtgactttaatgagatcCATTATTGATCTGAAAAGTTTGGGGCAACCTGGAGGTCTCCCTTTCAAATGGACAAGTTTAAACAAGTTTTAAATGCATGTGATTTGCATAGTCTTGACtataaagaattaatatata
This is a stretch of genomic DNA from Carya illinoinensis cultivar Pawnee chromosome 15, C.illinoinensisPawnee_v1, whole genome shotgun sequence. It encodes these proteins:
- the LOC122295875 gene encoding ribulose bisphosphate carboxylase small subunit, chloroplastic-like; protein product: MASSIVSSTAVASVNRASPANAAMVAPFTGLKSASSFPVTRKLNTDITSIASNGGRVQCMQVWPPLGKKKFETLSYLPPLSTASLAKEVDYLLRKGWIPCLEFELEHGFVYRENHRSPGYYDGRYWVMWKLPMFGCNDSSQVMKELEECKKAYPSAFIRIIGFDNKRQVQCISFIAYKPPGF